Proteins encoded by one window of Moorella humiferrea:
- the cobM gene encoding precorrin-4 C(11)-methyltransferase — protein MKVYFVGAGPGDPELITVKGRRLLEEADVVIYAGSLVNPEILKYARPEARLYNSASLTLEEVLAIIREAVSEGKRVVRLHTGDPSLYGAIQEQMDALESLGIPYEIVPGVSSFAAAAAAVKREFTLPGVSQTVILTRRTGRTPVPAGENLPDLSRHRASLCLFLSSRDLEAATAELALGYGNETPAAVVYKASWPEERVIYGTLGNIAAKSREAGIERTALLLVGDFLSGPYRRSCLYNPNFSHGYRKGEKSGG, from the coding sequence ATGAAGGTTTACTTTGTCGGAGCCGGTCCGGGAGACCCGGAGCTCATTACCGTAAAGGGGCGCCGCCTCCTGGAAGAAGCCGACGTAGTTATCTATGCCGGTTCTTTGGTTAACCCGGAAATTTTAAAATACGCGCGGCCGGAAGCAAGGCTTTATAACAGCGCCTCCCTAACCCTGGAAGAAGTCTTGGCCATTATCCGGGAGGCGGTGAGCGAAGGCAAAAGGGTTGTCCGCCTGCACACGGGTGATCCTTCCCTGTACGGTGCCATCCAGGAGCAAATGGACGCCCTGGAAAGCCTGGGTATCCCCTATGAGATCGTGCCCGGCGTCAGTTCCTTTGCGGCAGCGGCGGCGGCCGTCAAAAGGGAGTTCACCCTGCCCGGCGTCAGTCAGACTGTGATCCTTACCCGCCGGACCGGCCGTACCCCGGTGCCCGCTGGGGAAAACCTGCCCGATTTAAGTCGTCACCGCGCCAGCCTGTGCCTTTTCCTCAGCAGCCGGGACCTGGAGGCGGCGACGGCCGAGCTGGCCTTGGGGTACGGGAACGAGACTCCGGCGGCAGTAGTCTACAAGGCTTCCTGGCCGGAAGAAAGAGTTATCTACGGTACCCTGGGGAATATCGCCGCTAAAAGCCGGGAAGCAGGCATCGAGCGGACGGCCCTCCTTCTGGTAGGTGATTTCCTGTCCGGCCCTTACCGGCGCTCCTGCCTCTACAATCCGAACTTCAGCCACGGCTACCGTAAGGGGGAGAAATCCGGTGGATGA
- the cobI gene encoding precorrin-2 C(20)-methyltransferase yields the protein MSGTLYGLGVGPGDPELLTLKAKAILEQVPVLAVPVSQRGEESLALQVVRPFTRPDQEIMNLFMPMTRDRDYLERAWDAAAAELLTVLVAGRDVAFLTLGDASLYSTYSYLMERLQRLKPDLQIVTVPGITSFAAAAARLNVPLAVGDEPLAIIPALKDPAVLKEYLTLFPNLVLMKVARRYDAIVSVLEEAGVAGPGVAGQAYLASRCGCPGESYSRDITAEKGKKQDYLSLIIVKRAVGAS from the coding sequence GTGAGTGGAACCCTATACGGCCTCGGGGTCGGCCCGGGGGACCCGGAACTTTTGACCTTGAAGGCGAAAGCCATTTTAGAACAGGTGCCGGTTCTGGCGGTACCCGTATCTCAGCGCGGCGAGGAAAGCCTGGCCCTCCAGGTGGTTCGCCCTTTTACCAGGCCCGACCAGGAAATAATGAATCTTTTTATGCCTATGACCCGGGACCGGGATTACCTGGAGAGGGCATGGGATGCAGCGGCGGCTGAACTGCTGACCGTCCTCGTTGCCGGTAGGGACGTGGCCTTTCTGACCCTGGGGGATGCTTCTCTTTACAGTACCTACAGCTATTTAATGGAGCGTCTGCAAAGGCTCAAACCTGATTTGCAAATCGTAACCGTGCCCGGTATCACCTCCTTTGCCGCGGCGGCCGCCAGACTGAATGTTCCTCTGGCGGTAGGGGACGAGCCCCTGGCCATTATCCCGGCTTTAAAAGACCCTGCCGTTTTGAAGGAATATTTAACCCTTTTCCCCAACCTCGTCCTGATGAAGGTCGCCCGGCGTTACGACGCCATCGTTTCTGTGCTTGAAGAAGCAGGGGTTGCTGGGCCAGGGGTTGCTGGGCAGGCTTATCTAGCCAGCCGCTGCGGGTGCCCCGGAGAAAGCTACAGCCGGGATATTACAGCGGAAAAAGGGAAAAAACAGGATTACTTGTCATTGATTATAGTAAAAAGGGCGGTGGGTGCCTCATAG
- a CDS encoding cobalt-precorrin 5A hydrolase: MDEGGEVAIVTLTRPGYETALRLAQALPGKITVFIPADLSLPAGRLDGNTLNIKSYAGPLSQFLGQIFHRYPSLIMVMAVGIAVRALSPHLVSKKTDPAVVVVDVAGQHAVSLLSGHLGGANALARRVAAVLNGRAVITTASEVQGLPPLDLVARDLNMDVRPAAAFSRVMAALVNGVPVEVLVERPLLKTVERALRDLRPRPLENCFPEGVAEAGILVTWRRLPLPGPQWVYWRPRVISAGIGCRRGTPAKTILYALGLAMAEAGLSRRSLAALASVDFKGEEPGLKEAAARLNVKLLTFTSEELARCLEHRPNLNRSERVKRFIGIPGVCEPAAILAAGGGELLWPKKSYRGVTVALALAK, from the coding sequence GTGGATGAAGGCGGGGAAGTAGCCATCGTCACCCTGACCCGGCCCGGATATGAGACGGCCCTGCGGCTGGCCCAGGCTTTGCCGGGGAAGATTACCGTCTTTATCCCCGCCGATCTGAGCTTACCGGCAGGAAGATTGGATGGAAATACACTCAATATCAAAAGCTATGCCGGGCCTCTATCCCAGTTCCTGGGTCAAATTTTTCACCGCTACCCCTCACTTATTATGGTTATGGCCGTAGGAATTGCCGTGCGGGCGCTGAGCCCCCACCTTGTTTCAAAAAAGACAGACCCGGCGGTGGTCGTGGTGGACGTGGCGGGACAACATGCCGTCAGCCTCCTTTCCGGCCACCTTGGGGGAGCCAACGCTCTGGCCCGCCGGGTGGCGGCTGTCCTGAACGGCCGGGCGGTCATTACTACCGCCAGCGAGGTGCAGGGGCTTCCGCCCCTAGATCTGGTAGCCCGCGATTTGAACATGGATGTCCGGCCGGCGGCCGCCTTTAGCAGAGTGATGGCGGCCCTGGTCAACGGCGTGCCGGTGGAGGTGCTGGTGGAAAGGCCTTTGCTCAAGACCGTGGAGAGAGCCTTGCGGGATTTAAGACCGCGACCCCTGGAGAACTGCTTTCCCGAAGGTGTGGCCGAAGCCGGGATTTTGGTAACGTGGCGGCGTCTGCCCCTGCCGGGGCCGCAGTGGGTCTACTGGCGGCCCCGGGTAATCAGCGCCGGTATCGGCTGCCGCCGCGGAACACCCGCGAAGACGATTCTTTACGCCCTGGGCCTGGCCATGGCAGAGGCGGGCCTCAGCCGCCGCAGCCTGGCCGCCCTGGCCAGCGTTGATTTTAAGGGCGAAGAGCCCGGCCTAAAAGAAGCGGCTGCGCGGCTTAACGTTAAGCTTTTAACCTTTACCTCTGAAGAGCTAGCACGTTGCTTGGAGCACCGGCCCAATCTCAATCGCTCGGAAAGGGTTAAAAGGTTCATCGGCATCCCGGGGGTTTGCGAGCCGGCGGCAATCCTGGCTGCAGGAGGGGGGGAATTATTATGGCCGAAAAAGAGCTACCGGGGAGTTACGGTCGCCCTGGCCCTGGCGAAATAG